The stretch of DNA GAAAATTTGCATGGCAGGATGAGTATTTTGCAGTTTCTGTTTCAGAATCAAAAATTGATGTGGTTAGAAATTATATAAAAGACCAGGAAAGCCATCACACGAGAAAAAGTTTTACAGAAGAATATCAGAAATTTATTGAAAAATATAATTTTTAAGGGCTAAGTTTTGGCTAAAGCCAAATTTGATTTGATTTTAAAAGAGTAAACGGGCTATAGCCCGTTCCTATTGAATAGCTAGTTTACCCTTTCATATTTTATACCATTCAATTCAATGGCTATCAATAGAGATGGGCTTTAGCCCATCTGCACAAGGTTAAATGCCTATTGGCTTTAGCCAAAACCTACAATAAAATTCCTATTTTTGCAAGAGACAAACATAATCAAAAGGCAATGACCAATTTTTTTCATGTTTCTATTCATCTAAAAAATTAAAATGGAAAACATCATCAATATATTAAAATCAGGAGGGACGATTCTTTATCCTACAGATACTATTTGGGGGATAGGTTGTGATGCAACTAATATAGAGGCAGTCAATAAAATCTTTGACATTAAGAAGCGGGAAAAGAACAAATCTATGATCATTCTGGTAGAGTCAGAAAAAAGGCTCCAGGATTTGGTTGATGTACCTGAAATGGCCTGGGAAATTATTGATCTCAGTGAGAAACCTGTAACCATTGTTTATGAAAACCCCAAAGGTTTGCCAAAAGAATTGTTAGCTGAAGATGGGAGCATTGGAATCCGTTTGGTAAAAAACGATTTCTGTAAAAAGCTTATCTCAAAATTAAATAAACCTCTAGTTTCTACTTCGGCTAATTTTAGCGGTGATAAAAGCCCATTAAAATTTTCAGATATTTCTTCTGAGATCATTAATTTAGTTGATTATGCTGTAGAAGAAGACCGTGAAAAAGTTTCAAAATACTCAGGTTCTTCCGTTATAAAAATATGGAGTGATAACAGAATAAAAGTACTTAGGGAATAAAAAACAAGATTTTAATTATCTTTGCAAAATCATTTAACCATTAGGAGATTGAGAAGGATGAGGGTTGTTTAAGTAATATTTAAATTTAAACGGCTTCTTTACTATTTGATTTCCTAGTGGTTTTACATTAAATAATAAATATGTTCATCAATCTTAGTCAAAATAAAAATCTAAAACTTTTCAAAATAATTTCTGAGGTGGCCTCAAGAAATAATCAATCAGTATACATTGTGGGCGGATATGTTCGGGATTTGCTGATGAAGAGAAAAGCGTCTACGGATATTGATTTTGTTACTGAACAGAGTGGGATTGAATTAGCACAAAGTGTAGCCCGGGAAATTGATCCTAAATTAAAAGTTTCCGTTTTTAAAACTTATGGAACGGCAATGATTAAATACAAAGATCTTGAGCTTGAATTTGTAGGAGCAAGAAAAGAGAGTTATACTGAAAACAGCAGAAAGCCTGAAGTAGAGGGAGGAACTTTGGAAGATGATCAGAAGAGGAGAGACTTTACGATTAATGCAATGGCTATTTCTTTGAATAAGGATAATTTTGGAGAACTTATTGACCCTTTTAACGGGGTTGAAGATCTGGAAAATAAAATACTGAGAACACCATTAGAGCCTGCTCAGACCTATTCTGATGATCCTTTGAGAATGATGAGAGCGGTTCGTTTTGCTTCTACCTTACAATTTACCATAGAAGAGAATTCATTATCTGCAATCAATCAGGAAGCTGAACGAATCAAAATTGTTTCCATGGAAAGAATTATGGTAGAGTTTAATAAGATAATGCTTTCGGAAAAGCCATCTATAGGATTAAGACTATTGGAACAAACAGGACTTTTACACTATATTATTCCTGAATTAATTGAGCTGAAAGGAGTAGAAGAGGTAGAAGGGCAGACTCATAAAGATAACTTTTACCATACTTTAGAAGTGGTCGATAATATTTCAATCCATACTGATAAGCTTTGGTTGCGTTGGGCTGCGTTGCTTCATGATATAGGAAAAGCACCAACCAAAAAATTTGTAGAAGGAACAGGATGGACATTCCACGGACATGAATTTTTAGGTTCAAAAATGGCCAAAACACTTTTTCAGAGACTAAAGTTGCCGTTAGGCCCCGATTTGAAATATGTACAAAAAATGGTAAAGCTTTCATCGCGTCCGATTGCATTAATTACGGATGATGCTTCAGATTCTGCGCTAAGAAGACTTTTGTTTGATGCTGGAGAAGATATGGAGGATCTGTTTACGCTTTGTAAAGCTGATATTACGACAAAAAACTCTAAAAAGCAGGAGAAATTCAAAAGGAATTTTGAATACGTTGCAGTAAAGATAAAAGAGGTTGAAGAGAAAGATCATGTCAGAAATTTCCAACCTCCTATCTCTGGGGAAGAAATCATGGGAATGTTTAATCTTAAACCAGGGCGGGAAATTGGAATTTTAAAAGAGAAAGTAAAAGAAGCTATCCTAGAAGGTGAAATTTTAAATGACCATGAAGAAGCCCGTAAGTTTGTCATTGCTGAAGCAGAGAAACTGGGGTTAGGAATCTGAGCTGAATAAAAATAAAAAAATCAATGAGAGATCGGGAATAATTTTTCCGGTCTCTTTTTTTTAATACAATTAAAAAAAGAAATCCGGGCTGCCCCAAAGGGCAGCCCGGAAAAAAACACAAATGATGAAAAAAAATATATAATATACCGAAGTATATGTTTCTTAGTTTAAATAAACGCCATTAGTTCCTTTACCTGTTGTGAAGGACTTAATTTTAGTTCCTAAAGTGTTATAAACAGTAACTTCACTATCTTCAGTAAAGCCTTTAACGTCAGATGTGAAAATTTTACCATCTACAACGCTGAATCCATACAATGTATAAAACTGACCACCATCTACTGCCGTAATAATAGGCGCTGTAGGAACTGTCGTAGTATTCATATCCATTGAATATACTTTATTGGCTGAAGAGAAGAAATATTTTCCGCCTTCAATCTGAAGATTCGTAGCATTGGCAATACCTGTTAGTTTTGTCGTTTTGGTAATATTTCCTGTACCTGAAATCTGGTAGATGTAAGAATCTGTAGTTGTTGAAGCAATAACATAGACATTTGAGTTGTAGGAAATTGTTCTGTTAATATTTCCGTTGGGTAATGTTATTGTAGACTGTACTGTATTACTGGAAGTATTGATGTATGTAATTTTATTTCCAAAACCAAAGCTTGCATTCTGAATAAAAATATTTCCTCCTGCTTCTACAATTCTTTCAACATTCTCTGTGAAAGCTATTTTTTTTACAAACGATAAATCCGAAGTTTTATAGATACTTAGATATTTTGCTGCTTGGTATTGATCATTGGTTACATAAACATTATTATTAGCAACAGCAATATAACGGGGATAATTAATCTGATTGGTAATTTCGCCTACACTTTTAAAAGTATAGCGGTTAACTACCTGGATTTTATTTGAATTGTTTAATAACAAATAAGCTTTATCTCCACTGAATGCAGCAGCTTGTAGAACATCTCCTAGCTGGCTTCCATTATTATTTTTAGAAAAAATATTGTTTTGGCTAAAAGTTAAATCTCTGGAAACAAAAGTTACCTCGGCATTAGGTTTTCCATAATTCCCTTCATTGGTAATTAGAAACCCATTTTCATATGTAATTTCGGGAAGAGTGAAACTACTGTCGGTACTACACGAAATATTGAATAATAATACGGTGGCAAATAAAAGCTGTAAAAGTCTAGTTATTTTCATGTTATTTTTTATTAAAAATTTATAGTGGCAGAAATACTGTAGTTGCGTTTAGGCATCGGATAAAACGATACAGTCTCGTAAACAGTATTGGTTAAATTATTGACTTTAAATCCTAAAGTGTATTTTTTGAGAAGTGTTGCTGAAACTCCTGTATTTAAAACAAAATACGGATCCAATGCATCTTCTCTTTTTTCATCTGTTGTGGTATATGTAATTCCGTTAAACATTCCCTGAACGTAGAATTTTAAGAAGGTATATTGATAATCAAAATTTCCAAAAACTTTATGAAGAGGGACATACATCATTTGCTTTTTGGTTTCTTTATTGATAGATTTAGCAAAGGTGTATCCAATATTAAATCTCAAATGATGGTCATTAAATTTTTTATCGAAAGTAATTTGTGATTCCACACCATACGATTCAACTTTGTTGATATTAACCGGAGACCAATATCCATATGCCGTAGGAAGCCAGACAATATTATCGGTTATACTCATGTAATAAGGGCTTACTGTTAGTTTAAAAGCGTTCAGTTTGAATTCATGGTCCATATCCATCTGATAAGATTTTTCCGGCCTTAGATTAAGGTTTCCTCCAGGATTCCAATAT from Chryseobacterium piperi encodes:
- a CDS encoding L-threonylcarbamoyladenylate synthase — translated: MENIINILKSGGTILYPTDTIWGIGCDATNIEAVNKIFDIKKREKNKSMIILVESEKRLQDLVDVPEMAWEIIDLSEKPVTIVYENPKGLPKELLAEDGSIGIRLVKNDFCKKLISKLNKPLVSTSANFSGDKSPLKFSDISSEIINLVDYAVEEDREKVSKYSGSSVIKIWSDNRIKVLRE
- a CDS encoding CCA tRNA nucleotidyltransferase: MFINLSQNKNLKLFKIISEVASRNNQSVYIVGGYVRDLLMKRKASTDIDFVTEQSGIELAQSVAREIDPKLKVSVFKTYGTAMIKYKDLELEFVGARKESYTENSRKPEVEGGTLEDDQKRRDFTINAMAISLNKDNFGELIDPFNGVEDLENKILRTPLEPAQTYSDDPLRMMRAVRFASTLQFTIEENSLSAINQEAERIKIVSMERIMVEFNKIMLSEKPSIGLRLLEQTGLLHYIIPELIELKGVEEVEGQTHKDNFYHTLEVVDNISIHTDKLWLRWAALLHDIGKAPTKKFVEGTGWTFHGHEFLGSKMAKTLFQRLKLPLGPDLKYVQKMVKLSSRPIALITDDASDSALRRLLFDAGEDMEDLFTLCKADITTKNSKKQEKFKRNFEYVAVKIKEVEEKDHVRNFQPPISGEEIMGMFNLKPGREIGILKEKVKEAILEGEILNDHEEARKFVIAEAEKLGLGI
- a CDS encoding YncE family protein, producing the protein MKITRLLQLLFATVLLFNISCSTDSSFTLPEITYENGFLITNEGNYGKPNAEVTFVSRDLTFSQNNIFSKNNNGSQLGDVLQAAAFSGDKAYLLLNNSNKIQVVNRYTFKSVGEITNQINYPRYIAVANNNVYVTNDQYQAAKYLSIYKTSDLSFVKKIAFTENVERIVEAGGNIFIQNASFGFGNKITYINTSSNTVQSTITLPNGNINRTISYNSNVYVIASTTTDSYIYQISGTGNITKTTKLTGIANATNLQIEGGKYFFSSANKVYSMDMNTTTVPTAPIITAVDGGQFYTLYGFSVVDGKIFTSDVKGFTEDSEVTVYNTLGTKIKSFTTGKGTNGVYLN